The following are encoded in a window of Urocitellus parryii isolate mUroPar1 chromosome 7, mUroPar1.hap1, whole genome shotgun sequence genomic DNA:
- the Serpinf2 gene encoding alpha-2-antiplasmin isoform X3: MALLRGLLVLSLSCLQGPCSVFSPVSAMESLDQQSIIGQAQEKLSPLALLKLGNQEPGGPTALKRSPGDCKGAPTPEETRRLAQAIMSFTADLFSLVAQSSTSPNLILSPLSVALALSHLALGAQNQTLQSLQQVLHADSGSCLPHLLSHLCQNLGPGTFRLAARMYLQKGFPIKEHFLEQSEQLFRAKPMNLVGRQEDDLANINQWVKEATEGKIENFLSELSDNTILLLLNAIHFQGFWRTKFDPSLTQKDSFHLDEQFTVPVDMMQAHSYPLRWFLLEQPEIQVAHFPFKNNMSFVVMVPTHFEWNVSQILANLSWDTLHQPLLRERPTKVRLPKLHLKHHLDLVTTLSQLGLQELFQSPDLRGISDERLVVSSVQHQSTLELSEAGVEAAAATSTAMSRMSLSSFSVNRPFLFFILEDTTGLPLFVGSVRNPNPGAQPELQEQQDSPDNRDSFQDQKAFLHRDKPFGPDLKLMPPSEEDYSEFNSPK, from the exons ATGGCACTGCTCCGAGGGCTCCTGGTGCTCAGCTTGTCTTGCCTGCAAGGCCCCTGCTCCGTG TTCTCTCCTGTGAGCGCCATGGAGTCCTTGGACCAGCAA TCAATTATCgggcaggcccaggagaagcTGTCCCCGCTTGCCCTCCTCAAGTTGGGCAACCAG GAGCCTGGTGGCCCAACTGCCCTGAAGAGGTCCCCAGGAGACTGCAAAGGTGCCCCAACTCCAGAGGAGACTCGCAGGCTGGCCCAGGCCATAATGTCATTCACCGCTGATTTGTTCTCCCTGGTGGCCCAAAGTTCCACCAGCCCCAACCTCATCCTGTCGCCCTTGAGTGTGGCCCTGGCTCTGTCTCACCTGGCACTAG GTGCTCAGAATCAAACACTGCAGAGCTTACAACAGGTACTGCATGCAGACTCAGGATCCTGTCTCCCCCATCTGCTGAGCCACCTCTGTCAGAACTTGGGCCCTGGGACCTTTCGATTGGCTGCCAGAATGTACCTGCAAAAAG GATTTCCCATCAAAGAGCATTTCCTGGAGCAATCAGAACAGCTCTTCCGTGCAAAGCCCATGAACCTGGTgggaaggcaggaggatgaccTGGCGAACATCAACCAATGGGTGAAGGAGGCCACAGAGGGAAAGATTGAGAATTTCCTCTCAGAGCTCTCAGATAATACCATATTGCTTCTCCTCAATGCCATCCACTTTCAGG GTTTTTGGAGGACCAAGTTTGACCCAAGCCTCACCCAGAAAGACTCCTTCCACTTGGACGAACAGTTTACGGTGCCAGTGGACATGATGCAAGCCCATTCCTACCCCCTGCGCTGGTTCTTGCTGGAGCAGCCTGAGATACAG GTGGCTCATTTCCCTTTTAAGAACAACATGAGCTTTGTGGTGATGGTGCCTACCCACTTTGAGTGGAACGTGTCCCAGATACTGGCCAACCTGAGCTGGGACACTCTGCACCAGCCCTTGCTGCGGGAGAGGCCCACCAAGGTGCGGCTGCCTAAACTGCATCTGAAACACCACCTGGACTTGGTGACCACACTCAGCCAGCTGG GCCTGCAGGAGCTGTTCCAGTCCCCAGACCTGCGTGGGATCTCAGACGAGAGGCTGGTGGTATCCAGTGTGCAGCATCAGTCCACGCTGGAGCTCAGTGAGGCTGGTGTGGAGGCAGCTGCAGCCACCAGCACGGCCATGTCCCGCATGTCCCTCTCCTCCTTCAGCGTGAACCgccccttcctcttcttcatcctcGAGGACACCACAGGCCTGCCCCTCTTTGTGGGCAGTGTGAGGAACCCCAACCCTGGCGCACAGCCTGAGCTCCAGGAGCAGCAGGATTCCCCTGACAACAGGGACTCCTTCCAGGACCAGAAAGCTTTCCTCCACAGAGATAAGCCCTTTGGCCCTGACTTGAAACTCATGCCACCCTCCGAGGAGGATTACTCTGAGTTTAACAGCCCCAAGTGA
- the Serpinf2 gene encoding alpha-2-antiplasmin isoform X2, with amino-acid sequence MALLRGLLVLSLSCLQGPCSVFSPVSAMESLDQQVMGDESIIGQAQEKLSPLALLKLGNQEPGGPTALKRSPGDCKGAPTPEETRRLAQAIMSFTADLFSLVAQSSTSPNLILSPLSVALALSHLALGAQNQTLQSLQQVLHADSGSCLPHLLSHLCQNLGPGTFRLAARMYLQKGFPIKEHFLEQSEQLFRAKPMNLVGRQEDDLANINQWVKEATEGKIENFLSELSDNTILLLLNAIHFQGFWRTKFDPSLTQKDSFHLDEQFTVPVDMMQAHSYPLRWFLLEQPEIQVAHFPFKNNMSFVVMVPTHFEWNVSQILANLSWDTLHQPLLRERPTKVRLPKLHLKHHLDLVTTLSQLGLQELFQSPDLRGISDERLVVSSVQHQSTLELSEAGVEAAAATSTAMSRMSLSSFSVNRPFLFFILEDTTGLPLFVGSVRNPNPGAQPELQEQQDSPDNRDSFQDQKAFLHRDKPFGPDLKLMPPSEEDYSEFNSPK; translated from the exons ATGGCACTGCTCCGAGGGCTCCTGGTGCTCAGCTTGTCTTGCCTGCAAGGCCCCTGCTCCGTG TTCTCTCCTGTGAGCGCCATGGAGTCCTTGGACCAGCAAGTAATGGGCGATGAG TCAATTATCgggcaggcccaggagaagcTGTCCCCGCTTGCCCTCCTCAAGTTGGGCAACCAG GAGCCTGGTGGCCCAACTGCCCTGAAGAGGTCCCCAGGAGACTGCAAAGGTGCCCCAACTCCAGAGGAGACTCGCAGGCTGGCCCAGGCCATAATGTCATTCACCGCTGATTTGTTCTCCCTGGTGGCCCAAAGTTCCACCAGCCCCAACCTCATCCTGTCGCCCTTGAGTGTGGCCCTGGCTCTGTCTCACCTGGCACTAG GTGCTCAGAATCAAACACTGCAGAGCTTACAACAGGTACTGCATGCAGACTCAGGATCCTGTCTCCCCCATCTGCTGAGCCACCTCTGTCAGAACTTGGGCCCTGGGACCTTTCGATTGGCTGCCAGAATGTACCTGCAAAAAG GATTTCCCATCAAAGAGCATTTCCTGGAGCAATCAGAACAGCTCTTCCGTGCAAAGCCCATGAACCTGGTgggaaggcaggaggatgaccTGGCGAACATCAACCAATGGGTGAAGGAGGCCACAGAGGGAAAGATTGAGAATTTCCTCTCAGAGCTCTCAGATAATACCATATTGCTTCTCCTCAATGCCATCCACTTTCAGG GTTTTTGGAGGACCAAGTTTGACCCAAGCCTCACCCAGAAAGACTCCTTCCACTTGGACGAACAGTTTACGGTGCCAGTGGACATGATGCAAGCCCATTCCTACCCCCTGCGCTGGTTCTTGCTGGAGCAGCCTGAGATACAG GTGGCTCATTTCCCTTTTAAGAACAACATGAGCTTTGTGGTGATGGTGCCTACCCACTTTGAGTGGAACGTGTCCCAGATACTGGCCAACCTGAGCTGGGACACTCTGCACCAGCCCTTGCTGCGGGAGAGGCCCACCAAGGTGCGGCTGCCTAAACTGCATCTGAAACACCACCTGGACTTGGTGACCACACTCAGCCAGCTGG GCCTGCAGGAGCTGTTCCAGTCCCCAGACCTGCGTGGGATCTCAGACGAGAGGCTGGTGGTATCCAGTGTGCAGCATCAGTCCACGCTGGAGCTCAGTGAGGCTGGTGTGGAGGCAGCTGCAGCCACCAGCACGGCCATGTCCCGCATGTCCCTCTCCTCCTTCAGCGTGAACCgccccttcctcttcttcatcctcGAGGACACCACAGGCCTGCCCCTCTTTGTGGGCAGTGTGAGGAACCCCAACCCTGGCGCACAGCCTGAGCTCCAGGAGCAGCAGGATTCCCCTGACAACAGGGACTCCTTCCAGGACCAGAAAGCTTTCCTCCACAGAGATAAGCCCTTTGGCCCTGACTTGAAACTCATGCCACCCTCCGAGGAGGATTACTCTGAGTTTAACAGCCCCAAGTGA
- the Serpinf2 gene encoding alpha-2-antiplasmin isoform X1 — protein MALLRGLLVLSLSCLQGPCSVFSPVSAMESLDQQVMGDEVHSIIGQAQEKLSPLALLKLGNQEPGGPTALKRSPGDCKGAPTPEETRRLAQAIMSFTADLFSLVAQSSTSPNLILSPLSVALALSHLALGAQNQTLQSLQQVLHADSGSCLPHLLSHLCQNLGPGTFRLAARMYLQKGFPIKEHFLEQSEQLFRAKPMNLVGRQEDDLANINQWVKEATEGKIENFLSELSDNTILLLLNAIHFQGFWRTKFDPSLTQKDSFHLDEQFTVPVDMMQAHSYPLRWFLLEQPEIQVAHFPFKNNMSFVVMVPTHFEWNVSQILANLSWDTLHQPLLRERPTKVRLPKLHLKHHLDLVTTLSQLGLQELFQSPDLRGISDERLVVSSVQHQSTLELSEAGVEAAAATSTAMSRMSLSSFSVNRPFLFFILEDTTGLPLFVGSVRNPNPGAQPELQEQQDSPDNRDSFQDQKAFLHRDKPFGPDLKLMPPSEEDYSEFNSPK, from the exons ATGGCACTGCTCCGAGGGCTCCTGGTGCTCAGCTTGTCTTGCCTGCAAGGCCCCTGCTCCGTG TTCTCTCCTGTGAGCGCCATGGAGTCCTTGGACCAGCAAGTAATGGGCGATGAGGTGCAT TCAATTATCgggcaggcccaggagaagcTGTCCCCGCTTGCCCTCCTCAAGTTGGGCAACCAG GAGCCTGGTGGCCCAACTGCCCTGAAGAGGTCCCCAGGAGACTGCAAAGGTGCCCCAACTCCAGAGGAGACTCGCAGGCTGGCCCAGGCCATAATGTCATTCACCGCTGATTTGTTCTCCCTGGTGGCCCAAAGTTCCACCAGCCCCAACCTCATCCTGTCGCCCTTGAGTGTGGCCCTGGCTCTGTCTCACCTGGCACTAG GTGCTCAGAATCAAACACTGCAGAGCTTACAACAGGTACTGCATGCAGACTCAGGATCCTGTCTCCCCCATCTGCTGAGCCACCTCTGTCAGAACTTGGGCCCTGGGACCTTTCGATTGGCTGCCAGAATGTACCTGCAAAAAG GATTTCCCATCAAAGAGCATTTCCTGGAGCAATCAGAACAGCTCTTCCGTGCAAAGCCCATGAACCTGGTgggaaggcaggaggatgaccTGGCGAACATCAACCAATGGGTGAAGGAGGCCACAGAGGGAAAGATTGAGAATTTCCTCTCAGAGCTCTCAGATAATACCATATTGCTTCTCCTCAATGCCATCCACTTTCAGG GTTTTTGGAGGACCAAGTTTGACCCAAGCCTCACCCAGAAAGACTCCTTCCACTTGGACGAACAGTTTACGGTGCCAGTGGACATGATGCAAGCCCATTCCTACCCCCTGCGCTGGTTCTTGCTGGAGCAGCCTGAGATACAG GTGGCTCATTTCCCTTTTAAGAACAACATGAGCTTTGTGGTGATGGTGCCTACCCACTTTGAGTGGAACGTGTCCCAGATACTGGCCAACCTGAGCTGGGACACTCTGCACCAGCCCTTGCTGCGGGAGAGGCCCACCAAGGTGCGGCTGCCTAAACTGCATCTGAAACACCACCTGGACTTGGTGACCACACTCAGCCAGCTGG GCCTGCAGGAGCTGTTCCAGTCCCCAGACCTGCGTGGGATCTCAGACGAGAGGCTGGTGGTATCCAGTGTGCAGCATCAGTCCACGCTGGAGCTCAGTGAGGCTGGTGTGGAGGCAGCTGCAGCCACCAGCACGGCCATGTCCCGCATGTCCCTCTCCTCCTTCAGCGTGAACCgccccttcctcttcttcatcctcGAGGACACCACAGGCCTGCCCCTCTTTGTGGGCAGTGTGAGGAACCCCAACCCTGGCGCACAGCCTGAGCTCCAGGAGCAGCAGGATTCCCCTGACAACAGGGACTCCTTCCAGGACCAGAAAGCTTTCCTCCACAGAGATAAGCCCTTTGGCCCTGACTTGAAACTCATGCCACCCTCCGAGGAGGATTACTCTGAGTTTAACAGCCCCAAGTGA